One window of the Sander lucioperca isolate FBNREF2018 chromosome 5, SLUC_FBN_1.2, whole genome shotgun sequence genome contains the following:
- the serpine2 gene encoding glia-derived nexin produces MMKHLSLFCLYALVTLYGHKGVLSQAPSYGERGSDLGIQVFQQVVRSKPLENVVLSPHGVASILGMLLPGAHGETRKQVLNALRYKKNGPYRMLKKLHKTLTAKSNQDVVLIANAMFSQEGFPMEEAFVSTNKANFQCESRDLDFSNPDVAADEINEWVNNKTKGHIPSLIKADMLDSALTRLVAVNAIYFKGLWKSRFQPENTKMRPFNGGNGNVYKVPMMSQLSVFSIGMASTPQGLKYKVIDLPYHGNTISMMIVVPSEEDTPLSRVIPHISTATVQSWSKLMHMRKVRLLIPKFTADVEVDLEAPLSALGITDMFSQDKADFRHLSTEPVHISKALQKAKVVVNEDGTKAAAATTAILLARSSPPWVTVDRPFLFLIRHNPTGTILFMGQINQP; encoded by the exons ATGATGAAGCATCTCTCGTTATTCTGCCTGTATGCACTGGTGACCTTGTATGGCCATAAGGGTGTGCTTTCCCAGGCTCCCTCCTACGGCGAACGGGGCTCTGATCTGGGCATACAGGTATTTCAGCAGGTAGTCCGCTCCAAGCCCCTGGAAAATGTGGTTCTTTCACCCCATGGTGTAGCTTCCATCCTTGGGATGTTGCTACCAGGAGCACATGGAGAGACTCGGAAGCAGGTCCTCAATGCTCTACGTTACAAGAAAAACG GCCCTTACAGGATGTTGAAGAAGCTACACAAGACCTTGACAGCTAAGTCCAACCAGGACGTTGTGCTGATTGCCAACGCCATGTTCAGTCAGGAGGGCTTTCCCATGGAGGAGGCCTTTGTATCCACCAACAAAGCCAACTTCCAATGTGAGAGCAGGGACCTGGACTTCAGCAACCCCGATGTGGCAGCAGATGAAATCAATGAATGGGTCAACAATAAGACCAAAG GTCACATCCCCAGCTTGATCAAAGCAGACATGCTGGACTCGGCTCTGACCCGTCTGGTTGCTGTCAACGCAATCTACTTCAAAGGCTTATGGAAATCTCGCTTCCAGCCTGAGAACACCAAGATGAGGCCCTTCAACGGGGGAAATGGAAATGTATATAAAGTTCCAATGATGTCCCAACTATCTGTCTTCAGCATTG GCATGGCCAGCACACCTCAGGGACTGAAATATAAGGTAATTGATCTGCCCTATCACGGCAACACGATCAGCATGATGATCGTTGTGCCCTCTGAAGAGGACACACCTCTGTCCCGTGTCATCCCACACATCAGCACAGCCACAGTGCAGAGTTGGTCCAAACTGATGCACATGAGAAAAGTCCGCCTGCTCATCCCCAA gtTTACTGCTGATGTGGAGGTagatttggaggcccccctttCAGCACTGGGAATAacagacatgttcagtcaggaCAAAGCTGACTTCAGACACCTCA GTACTGAGCCTGTGCATATATCCAAGGCACTCCAGAAAGCCAAAGTTGTGGTGAATGAGGATGGAACAAAAGCAGCAGCTGCCACTA CTGCCATTTTGCTGGCTCGATCCTCTCCACCTTGGGTTACAGTGGACAGACCTTTCCTATTCCTCATCAGACATAACCCAACAG GTACTATTCTCTTTATGGGCCAGATCAACCAGCCGTGA